The segment TTGCGCAGCCCGATCCGGCCGTCCACCTCACGCAGCGTCGACTTCTGCGCCGGCTCCAGCCAACACCTGTCCAGATGGCCGGTCGCCGCCCGAGTCTCCAATGATGGTGCCTGCGAGCACTTCTCGAACGCATGCGGGCAGCGCGGCGCAAAACGGCACCCGGGCGGCAAGGACAGCAGCGACGGCGGCGCTCCCCGATCTGCGGCAGCCGCGAGTGCTGCGGCGCGTCGAGCGGGGTCAGCGATCCGAACAGCCCCCAGGTGTAGGGATGTTGGGGGTCGTAGAAGATGTCGTCGACGCTGGCGTCCTCGACCACCTGCCCGGCGTACATGACCAGCACCCGGTCGGCCACCTCGGCGACCACGCCGAGGTCATGGGTGATCAGCACCACCGCCAGTCCACGCTCGGCGTTCAAATCGGCCAGCAGCCGCAGGATCTGCGCCTGGATGGTCACATCGAGCGCCGTGGTGGGTTCGTCGGCGATCAGCACCTCGGGTTCCAGCGACAGCGCCATCGCGATCATCACCCGCTGCCGCATACCGCCGGAGAACTCGTGCGGGTAATCGCGCACCCGACGCTCGGGATTGGGAATGCCGACGGTGCGCAGCAATTCGATGGCACGGTTCACGCGCTTCGGCGCGGGAGACGTCGCGGTGGGCCCGGATCATCTCGGTGATCTGGTCCCCCACCCGGTAGACCGGATTCAGCGATGTCATCGGATCCTGGAACACCATCGCGATGTGCTCGCCACGGATGGACTGCAGTTCGCGGTCGTCGAGCGCGGTGAGATCCTTGCCGCCGAACCGTACGGCACCTCGATGGTCGCGTTCGGTGCGCGGGTCAGGCCGAGCACGGTCTGGGCGGTGACGCTCTTGCCCGACCCGGACTCGCCGACGATCGCGAGCACCTCACCGGCGGCCAGGCCGAACGAGACGCCGTCGACGGCGCTCACCACGCCGTCCTGGGTGGTGAAACGGACTCGCAGATCCTCGACTTCGAGTAAGGGACTCATACCGGTGCTGCCTCTCCGATCCGGATGCGCGGGTCCAGGAATGCGTACGCCACGTCGACAGGGTGTTGAACAGCACGATGAAGAATGCGCCGAACATGGTCACCCGATCAGCGGCGGCAGATCCAGCGTTCCGATCGCCTGTCCCGCATACAGGCCGACACCGTTGAGGTTGAACACGGTCTCGGTGAGGATCGCCCCACCGCCGACGACCGCGCCGAAATCGAGGCCGAACAGCGTCACGACCGGGATCATGGAGTTGCGCAGCACGTGTTTGATGCGGACCTGTCGCTCGCTGATCCCCTTCGCGCGGGCAGTGCGCACATGGTCATCGTTCATCACGTCGAGCATGTTGGAGCGCAACACCCGGCTGTAGAAGCCGACATACAGCACCGCCAGCGTCAACCACGGCAGGATCAGGTGATACGCCCAGTCCAGCGGGTCCCTGGACAGTGGCACGTAACCACTGGTGGGAAAGAGTTCGGCCTTGAAGCTCAAGTAGTACAACAGTATTGCCGCCAGCCAGAACACGGGTACGATATGCCGACCAGCGACAGGATGGTCAACGCCCGGTCGGTGAACTTGCCGGCAATGCACGGCGCTGAGATAGCCGAACCAGATGGCCAGCACCATCCAGAGCACCGCGGCGCCGATGCACAGCGACAACGTGGCGGGCAGACCCTTCCAGATCTGTTCGACGACGTTCTGCGAGCTGGCATACGAGGTCAGCTGGCCGGTGAAGATCTGCTTCATCATCGTCAGGTACTGCACATACAGCGGCTGGTCGAGTCCCAGATCCGCACTCACCCTGGCGATCAGCTCCGGTCGGCGTTCTTGCCCGCGATCCTGGCGCGGGGTCGGAGTTGGGAATCACGTTGAAGATCAGGAACACCAGCACCGAGATCGCGAACAGCACCGCGACCATCCCGCTGAGGCGTCGAATCACGAATCGCAACACGTCAGTGCTCCAACCGGATCTTGGCCCGCGGATCCAGCGCGTCCCGCAGCCGTCACCGAACACGTTGAGCGACAACACGGTCAACACGATCATCAAACCGGGCACGATCGTCAGGTGCGGCGCGGTGTAGATGGTCTGATAGCCGTCGGCGATCATGGTGCCCCAGGAGGCATTCGGCGCCCGCACGCCGGCGCCCAGGAACGACAGCGCGGACTCCAGCAGCATATTGTTGGCGATGTTCAAGGGTGAAGAACACGATGATGGTGGACACCACGTTCGGCAGCAGTTCGCTCACCATGATGCGCACCGGCCCCTTTCCCTGGGCCACTGCCGCTTCCATGAACTCCTTCTCCCGCAGTGCGAGGATCTCACCGCGAATCGGCCGCGCCATGTAGGGCACGTACACCAGACCGATGATCATGATCGGTATCCACAGCGAATCGCCGGCGATCTGCAGCGCACCGATCTTCAAGCCGCCCAGTGCGAGTGCGGTGCCCAGCGCGATACCGAGCAGCAGCACCGGGAACGCCCAGACCACATCCATGATCCTCGACAGCGTCGCGTCGACCCAGCCGCGGTAGTAGCCGCACAGCAGCCCGACCAGGACGGCCAGCACCGTGGTGATGGCCGCCGCCGCAACACCGATGTAGATGGACGTCCTACCGCCATACA is part of the Mycobacterium adipatum genome and harbors:
- a CDS encoding ABC transporter permease; its protein translation is MSADLGLDQPLYVQYLTMMKQIFTGQLTSYASSQNVVEQIWKGLPATLSLCIGAAVLWMVLAIWFGYLSAVHCRQVHRPGVDHPVAGRHIVPVFWLAAILLYYLSFKAELFPTSGYVPLSRDPLDWAYHLILPWLTLAVLYVGFYSRVLRSNMLDVMNDDHVRTARAKGISERQVRIKHVLRNSMIPVVTLFGLDFGAVVGGGAILTETVFNLNGVGLYAGQAIGTLDLPPLIG